The proteins below come from a single Staphylococcus sp. MI 10-1553 genomic window:
- a CDS encoding DMT family transporter yields the protein MNTKVKGIIAILISAIGFSFMAVFFRLSGDLPVFQKSLARNFVAMFIPLFFIIKYKQPFFGKLSSQPLLVTRSVLGLVGVLLNIYAIDHMVLSDADILMKLNPFWTILLSLIFLKEFIQKYQITSMVIAIIGMLFVVKPEFSSDVIPAFIGLLSGVFAASAYTAVRALSTREAPYTIVFYFSFFSVVILIPFVAFTFEPMSLTQIVYLILAGLSAAVGQIGITVAYSYAPAKDISIFTYASIIFTAIIGFILFNESPDFYAIIGYIIILSASYYMFEKARRSARSKHREQPSK from the coding sequence ATGAATACTAAAGTGAAAGGAATCATCGCTATTTTAATTTCTGCTATTGGTTTTAGTTTTATGGCAGTTTTTTTTCGTCTATCCGGCGATTTACCCGTATTTCAAAAATCACTCGCTCGAAATTTCGTAGCCATGTTTATTCCGTTATTCTTTATTATTAAATATAAACAGCCCTTCTTCGGTAAACTGAGCAGTCAACCTTTATTAGTGACACGCTCTGTTTTAGGTTTAGTGGGCGTACTGTTAAACATATATGCCATTGATCACATGGTGTTAAGCGATGCCGATATTTTGATGAAATTGAATCCTTTTTGGACGATACTGTTAAGCCTCATCTTTTTAAAGGAATTTATTCAAAAATATCAAATCACTTCAATGGTTATCGCAATCATAGGTATGCTTTTCGTCGTCAAACCTGAATTTTCATCTGATGTCATTCCTGCGTTTATCGGACTGTTATCAGGTGTTTTCGCAGCCTCAGCTTATACGGCTGTACGTGCTTTAAGTACACGAGAAGCGCCTTACACGATTGTATTTTATTTCTCATTCTTTTCAGTTGTCATACTGATACCATTTGTCGCATTCACATTTGAACCGATGAGTTTGACTCAAATCGTCTACTTGATTTTAGCAGGTCTGTCGGCTGCAGTAGGTCAAATCGGTATCACAGTCGCATATAGTTACGCACCAGCCAAAGATATTTCGATATTCACTTATGCGTCTATTATTTTTACAGCAATTATCGGCTTCATCTTATTCAATGAGTCACCTGATTTTTATGCCATCATCGGTTATATCATTATTTTAAGTGCAAGCTATTATATGTTCGAAAAAGCACGACGCTCAGCGCGATCTAAGCATCGTGAACAACCATCAAAATAA
- a CDS encoding GNAT family N-acetyltransferase, producing MGMLYDNDYYNKNSRIGIALHKNYRDMGIGGKALELIYNHATKEMDMIKVYGEVYQINLR from the coding sequence ATGGGAATGTTATATGACAATGATTATTATAATAAAAATTCACGTATTGGTATTGCACTTCATAAAAACTATAGAGATATGGGTATTGGGGGAAAGGCTCTTGAATTGATTTATAATCATGCTACTAAAGAAATGGATATGATTAAAGTGTATGGAGAAGTGTATCAAATAAATTTAAGATGA
- the nrdE gene encoding class 1b ribonucleoside-diphosphate reductase subunit alpha codes for MKTMEQKQYKHIELNNQVTKRNENGFFQLEKDQEALAIYLEEIQDKTVHFDSELERLHFLVDNNFYYNVFEEYSEAQLVELIAFTIAIPFRFASYMSASKFFKDYALKTNDKSQYLEDYHQHVFIVSLYLAKGNVDLAKQLIQAMVEQRYQPATPTFLNAGRARRGELVSCFLLEVDDSLNSINFIDSTAKQLSKIGGGVAINLSKLRARGEAIKGIKGVAKGVLPIAKALEGGFSYADQLGQRPGAGAVYLNIFHYDVEEFLDTKKINADEDLRLSTISTGLIVPSKFFELAKEGKDFFMFAPHTVEQEYGVTLDDINIEDYYDDLVANPNIMKKSKDAREMLNMIAQTQLQSGYPYLMFKDNANRVHPNANIGQIKMSNLCTEIFQLQETSIINDYGVEDEIKRDISCNLGSLNIVNVMESDQFRNSVHTGMDALTVVSDEANIQNAPGVKKANSELHSVGLGVMNLHGYLAKNHISYESEEAKDFANVFFMMMNYYSIERSMQIAKERGEAFADFDKSDYANGRYFERYTAEDFLPQSEKVKALFENHPIPTREDWQALQAEVEKHGLYHAYRLAIAPTQSISYVQNATSSVMPIVDQIERRTYGNSETFYPMPFLSPQTMWYYKSAFNIDQMKLIDLIATIQTHIDQGISTILYVNSEISTRELSRLYVYAHHKGLKSLYYTRNKLLSVEECTSCAI; via the coding sequence ATGAAAACTATGGAACAAAAACAGTACAAGCATATTGAACTTAACAACCAAGTGACTAAAAGAAATGAAAATGGCTTTTTCCAACTTGAGAAAGATCAAGAAGCACTTGCGATTTATTTAGAAGAGATTCAAGATAAAACCGTTCATTTCGACAGCGAATTGGAACGCCTTCACTTTTTGGTTGATAACAATTTTTATTACAATGTGTTTGAAGAATACAGTGAAGCACAACTTGTTGAATTGATTGCATTTACAATAGCAATTCCATTTCGATTTGCAAGTTATATGTCAGCAAGTAAATTTTTCAAAGATTATGCATTAAAGACGAATGATAAGTCACAATATCTTGAAGACTATCATCAACATGTGTTCATTGTGTCACTCTACCTTGCAAAAGGGAATGTTGACCTAGCGAAACAATTGATTCAAGCTATGGTCGAGCAACGTTACCAACCAGCGACACCTACATTTTTAAATGCGGGTCGTGCACGTAGAGGCGAGTTAGTTTCATGTTTCTTATTAGAAGTAGACGACAGTTTAAACTCTATTAACTTTATCGATTCAACAGCTAAGCAATTGAGTAAAATCGGTGGCGGTGTAGCGATTAACCTTTCGAAATTACGTGCGAGAGGTGAAGCGATTAAAGGCATTAAAGGTGTTGCGAAAGGTGTCTTACCGATTGCAAAAGCGCTTGAAGGTGGCTTTAGCTATGCCGATCAGTTAGGCCAACGTCCAGGTGCAGGCGCAGTGTACTTGAACATTTTCCACTATGATGTAGAAGAGTTTTTAGATACGAAAAAAATTAACGCGGATGAAGATTTACGTCTTTCAACGATTTCAACAGGCTTAATTGTGCCATCTAAATTTTTCGAGTTAGCCAAAGAAGGGAAAGACTTCTTCATGTTCGCGCCACACACGGTAGAACAAGAATATGGCGTAACATTGGACGACATTAATATTGAGGATTACTACGATGATCTTGTGGCCAATCCAAATATTATGAAGAAAAGTAAAGATGCACGTGAAATGTTAAATATGATTGCACAAACACAGTTGCAATCAGGTTACCCTTATTTAATGTTTAAAGACAATGCGAACCGTGTGCATCCAAATGCTAACATCGGTCAAATTAAAATGAGTAACTTATGTACAGAAATTTTCCAACTGCAAGAGACTTCAATCATTAACGATTACGGTGTAGAAGATGAAATTAAGCGTGATATTTCTTGTAACTTAGGTTCATTAAATATTGTGAATGTAATGGAATCAGATCAGTTTAGAAATTCTGTACACACAGGTATGGACGCGTTAACAGTCGTAAGTGACGAAGCGAACATTCAAAATGCGCCAGGTGTGAAAAAGGCGAACAGTGAATTGCACTCAGTAGGTTTAGGTGTGATGAACTTGCACGGTTATTTAGCGAAAAATCATATCAGCTATGAATCAGAAGAAGCTAAAGATTTTGCGAATGTTTTCTTTATGATGATGAACTATTATTCAATCGAACGTTCAATGCAAATTGCGAAAGAACGTGGTGAAGCATTTGCAGACTTTGATAAATCAGATTATGCAAACGGTCGTTATTTTGAACGCTATACTGCTGAAGACTTCTTGCCACAATCTGAAAAAGTAAAAGCGTTGTTTGAAAATCATCCTATTCCGACACGTGAAGATTGGCAAGCATTGCAAGCAGAAGTAGAAAAACATGGTTTATATCACGCGTACCGTTTAGCGATTGCGCCAACACAAAGTATTTCATATGTACAAAACGCAACAAGCTCAGTGATGCCAATTGTTGACCAAATTGAGCGTCGTACTTACGGTAACTCAGAAACGTTTTATCCAATGCCGTTTTTATCACCGCAAACAATGTGGTATTACAAATCAGCATTCAACATCGATCAAATGAAGTTGATTGATCTTATTGCAACGATTCAAACACATATTGATCAAGGGATTTCAACGATTCTATATGTTAATTCAGAAATTTCAACACGTGAACTGTCACGTTTATACGTATACGCACATCATAAAGGCTTAAAATCATTGTATTACACAAGAAATAAATTATTGAGTGTAGAAGAATGTACAAGCTGTGCGATTTAA
- the nrdI gene encoding class Ib ribonucleoside-diphosphate reductase assembly flavoprotein NrdI gives MKVVFYSFTGNVRRFVKRTELDNTLEINESNASEEVTEPFIIVTGTIGFGEVPQPVQQFLEINHENLKGVAASGNRNWGSNFAKAGTTIADTYHVPLLMKFELHGNSQDTTEFKEKVVNFYENYGTKTVQAY, from the coding sequence ATGAAAGTGGTATTTTATTCTTTTACGGGTAATGTGAGACGATTCGTTAAACGCACAGAACTTGATAACACACTAGAGATTAATGAAAGCAATGCCTCAGAAGAAGTGACTGAACCTTTTATTATTGTGACAGGTACAATTGGTTTTGGTGAGGTACCTCAACCAGTCCAACAATTTTTAGAAATTAATCATGAAAATTTAAAGGGTGTGGCTGCGAGTGGCAATCGTAACTGGGGAAGCAATTTTGCGAAAGCTGGCACGACGATTGCAGATACGTATCACGTCCCTTTACTGATGAAGTTTGAATTACACGGCAATAGTCAAGATACAACAGAATTTAAAGAGAAGGTGGTCAATTTTTATGAAAACTATGGAACAAAAACAGTACAAGCATATTGA
- a CDS encoding diacylglycerol/lipid kinase family protein: MAPHYEHGVLFYHQHSGLNKIHEGLGEVTVALTQLCKRYTIQLSENEGDIEKYCQHIQAQDNREHIDVLFILGGDGTVNELINGVLKYDLNLPVGIIPGGTFNDFAKTLNLSTKAGPASQDLLLASPQKYDVMKVEDHYVLNFAGIGLMVQNAENVQGKSKDLFGKLSYITSTLKTLSNPKPFNYTLDIDGRTFTGETSMLLFANGRFIGGGKIPLMEMSPSDGELNTFIFNNYSMSILKDIFSLRDSMTWSEISDNIEHIPSRQIHVHTEPSMRVDIDGEISLNTPVDIEIIPQAIELLTVDPGQAKDN; this comes from the coding sequence ATGGCACCACATTACGAACACGGCGTTCTTTTTTATCATCAACATTCAGGACTCAACAAAATACACGAAGGCTTGGGTGAAGTGACTGTCGCGCTTACCCAACTCTGCAAAAGATATACCATTCAATTAAGTGAAAATGAAGGTGACATCGAAAAGTATTGTCAACATATACAAGCACAAGACAATCGCGAACACATTGATGTCCTGTTCATTTTAGGTGGCGATGGAACGGTCAATGAATTAATTAATGGTGTCTTAAAATATGACTTAAACCTTCCAGTCGGTATTATTCCGGGTGGCACGTTTAATGACTTTGCGAAAACACTGAATTTATCTACTAAGGCAGGCCCAGCGAGTCAAGATCTGTTGCTTGCTTCACCTCAAAAATACGATGTGATGAAAGTTGAAGATCATTATGTATTAAACTTTGCAGGTATTGGTTTGATGGTACAAAATGCTGAAAATGTACAAGGTAAATCTAAAGACTTGTTCGGCAAATTAAGTTATATTACGTCAACACTTAAAACACTTTCTAATCCAAAACCTTTCAACTATACATTAGACATTGATGGTCGAACGTTTACAGGTGAAACGTCCATGTTGTTATTTGCGAATGGTCGTTTTATCGGTGGCGGCAAAATTCCGCTCATGGAAATGTCTCCATCTGACGGCGAGCTCAATACGTTTATTTTTAATAATTACAGCATGAGCATTCTTAAAGACATTTTTAGCTTACGTGATAGTATGACGTGGAGTGAAATTAGCGACAATATCGAACATATCCCAAGTCGTCAGATTCACGTGCATACTGAGCCGTCAATGCGCGTCGATATCGATGGTGAAATTTCTTTAAATACACCTGTTGATATTGAAATCATCCCTCAAGCGATTGAATTGCTGACGGTAGACCCAGGGCAAGCAAAAGATAACTAG
- the queF gene encoding preQ(1) synthase gives MAEGRSKNELQDITLLGNQNNTYNFDYRPDVLETFDNKHQNRDYFVKFNCPEFTSLCPITGQPDFATIYISYIPNVKMVESKSLKLYLFSFRNHGDFHEDCMNIIMNDLIELMDPHYIEVWGKFTPRGGISIDPYTNYGRPNSKYEKMAEHRLMNHDMYPEKIDNR, from the coding sequence ATGGCAGAAGGGCGTTCAAAAAACGAATTACAAGATATTACACTTCTCGGTAACCAAAACAACACTTACAACTTTGATTACCGTCCAGATGTTTTAGAAACATTTGATAATAAACATCAAAATCGTGATTACTTTGTTAAATTTAACTGTCCTGAGTTCACATCTTTATGTCCGATTACAGGGCAACCTGATTTCGCTACGATTTACATTTCATATATTCCAAATGTCAAAATGGTCGAATCTAAATCATTAAAACTTTATTTATTCAGTTTCCGTAATCACGGTGATTTCCATGAAGACTGTATGAACATTATTATGAATGACTTAATCGAGTTGATGGATCCGCATTACATTGAAGTGTGGGGCAAATTCACACCACGTGGCGGTATTTCAATCGATCCGTACACTAACTATGGTCGTCCAAATTCGAAATACGAAAAAATGGCGGAACATCGTCTCATGAATCATGACATGTACCCAGAAAAAATCGATAATCGTTAA
- a CDS encoding peptide MFS transporter: protein MNSHYTKEEILNSTPRSGFFGHPKGLSTLVFTEFWERFSYYGMKGILAFYIYYSVAKGGFGLDQGVALQIVSIYGALVYMSGVIGGWIADRITGTRHALFYGAVLIMLGHILMSLPNSLVLLLIALLFLIMGTGLLKPNISSTVGLLYDKNDARMDSAFTIFYMSINLGALLSPLIIGWVQVNVGFHVGFAIAAVGMFFGLLAYLFTNKKSLGLAGVEVPDPLTKKERSRLIKIVGSIVVVLVLIGVVLQSTGHLTIGTLSNVITVLGVLLPILLFTRIILSKKTADYERKRVFAYIPLFIASVAFWMIQEQGSTVLAQFSDTKTQLELAKVTGGLIDFHVPPAWFQSLNPFFIIILAPLFSILWVKLGRYNPPTVVKFALGVILAGLSYLIMIIPDSSSLINPFWLVASFLLVTFGELCLSPIGLSTTTKLAPDAFAGQMMSIWFLSNAMAQGLNAQMVKIYVHMSTNEYFLYSGIFAVAIGIILILITPLIKNLMQGVK from the coding sequence ATGAATTCGCATTATACAAAAGAAGAAATCCTTAACAGTACGCCACGTTCGGGTTTTTTCGGTCATCCGAAAGGGTTAAGCACGCTAGTATTTACAGAATTTTGGGAACGTTTTAGTTACTACGGTATGAAAGGTATTTTAGCTTTCTACATTTATTATTCAGTAGCTAAAGGTGGATTCGGCCTAGATCAAGGCGTCGCACTTCAAATCGTTTCAATTTACGGCGCTTTAGTTTATATGAGTGGCGTCATCGGAGGTTGGATTGCTGACCGTATCACAGGCACACGTCACGCACTGTTTTATGGTGCTGTGCTCATCATGCTTGGTCACATTTTAATGTCACTCCCAAACAGCCTCGTCTTATTACTTATCGCATTACTCTTTTTAATTATGGGGACAGGTCTGTTGAAACCAAATATCTCCTCAACAGTAGGATTGTTATACGATAAGAACGACGCGCGTATGGATTCGGCGTTCACTATCTTTTATATGAGTATTAATTTAGGGGCATTACTCTCACCACTGATTATCGGATGGGTGCAAGTAAATGTCGGTTTCCATGTCGGCTTTGCTATTGCCGCTGTAGGGATGTTTTTCGGTTTATTGGCATACTTATTCACGAATAAAAAGTCACTCGGTCTTGCAGGTGTTGAAGTGCCAGATCCATTAACGAAAAAAGAACGTTCAAGACTCATCAAAATTGTCGGCAGTATTGTTGTAGTACTTGTCCTTATAGGTGTTGTACTGCAGTCAACAGGACACTTAACAATTGGCACACTCTCAAACGTCATTACCGTTTTAGGTGTACTCTTGCCGATTCTTTTATTTACGAGAATCATTTTAAGCAAGAAAACAGCTGATTATGAACGTAAACGTGTTTTTGCATACATTCCATTGTTTATCGCGTCTGTTGCCTTTTGGATGATTCAAGAGCAAGGGTCAACGGTTTTAGCACAGTTCTCTGATACAAAAACACAACTTGAATTAGCTAAAGTCACAGGGGGATTAATTGATTTCCATGTCCCACCAGCATGGTTCCAATCTTTAAATCCATTTTTCATTATTATTTTGGCACCTTTATTCTCAATTTTATGGGTGAAGTTGGGCCGTTATAATCCGCCGACTGTCGTAAAGTTTGCACTGGGTGTTATTTTAGCCGGCCTGTCATATTTGATCATGATTATTCCAGACAGTAGCAGTTTGATCAATCCGTTCTGGTTAGTCGCGAGCTTCTTACTCGTGACATTTGGCGAGCTTTGCTTATCTCCTATTGGTTTATCGACAACAACAAAGCTTGCACCTGATGCATTTGCAGGTCAAATGATGAGTATATGGTTTTTATCGAACGCCATGGCGCAAGGTTTAAATGCACAAATGGTGAAGATTTATGTCCATATGAGTACAAACGAGTACTTCCTTTATTCAGGAATCTTCGCGGTCGCTATCGGTATTATCTTAATTTTAATTACACCATTGATTAAAAACTTAATGCAAGGCGTGAAATAA
- a CDS encoding peptide MFS transporter — translation MSELSHEKAVQEIPQKGFFGHPRGLGVLYTVEFWERFSYYGMRALLIYYIYYNVSQGGLGLEKTFAQSLIAVYGSLIFMTSILGGWVADRILGTRRSMFYGAVLIIIGHICLSLPFGLTGLLSSMFFIIVGSGLMKPNISNIVGRLYPKDDSRVDSGFVIFYMAVNMGAFISPLVLDHFRNVGNFHGGFLIAAIGMGLSLLFYLLFHKRNLGRIGVAPPNPLSPVEKKKYGMIFGLIIAAIVVVVAIASMTGTLSFNLVSLIVLVLGFALPFVYFTIMIVSKDTTDVERSRVIAFIPLFVVGVIFWSIQEQGANVLAVYADEKADLAFNLFGWESVFPVTWFQSINPFFIVVFAPVISWLWRRLGRFEPSLPIKFAIGLFLAGSSFMLMMGVIYAYNDANIWFVWIILSYIICVVGELCISPTGNSSAVKLAPENFNSQMMSLWLLTNATAQAINAQLVKLQPIIGNQNYFGLIGGIAIVVALLAVIGSPFILRAMKGIR, via the coding sequence ATGTCAGAATTATCACACGAAAAAGCTGTACAAGAAATTCCTCAAAAAGGATTCTTCGGTCATCCTCGTGGTCTAGGCGTATTATATACCGTAGAATTCTGGGAAAGGTTTAGTTATTACGGTATGCGTGCCCTATTGATTTACTACATTTACTACAATGTTAGTCAAGGTGGTTTAGGGCTCGAAAAAACATTCGCTCAATCGTTGATAGCTGTGTATGGCTCGTTAATCTTCATGACATCTATTTTAGGGGGCTGGGTAGCTGACCGAATACTGGGGACAAGACGCTCCATGTTTTATGGTGCTGTGTTAATTATTATCGGTCACATTTGTTTAAGCTTACCCTTTGGTTTAACAGGATTACTGTCATCAATGTTCTTTATTATTGTAGGTTCAGGTCTGATGAAACCAAACATTTCAAATATTGTGGGTCGTCTCTATCCTAAAGACGATAGCCGTGTAGATTCAGGGTTCGTTATTTTCTATATGGCCGTGAATATGGGGGCGTTTATTTCACCACTCGTATTAGACCACTTTAGAAATGTAGGTAACTTCCACGGTGGTTTCTTAATTGCTGCGATTGGTATGGGGCTGTCACTCCTTTTTTACCTTTTATTTCATAAGCGTAATCTAGGACGTATCGGCGTCGCACCACCGAATCCTTTAAGCCCAGTAGAAAAGAAAAAGTATGGTATGATTTTCGGTCTGATTATCGCTGCGATTGTCGTAGTCGTTGCGATTGCATCTATGACTGGAACACTTTCTTTTAATTTAGTGAGTTTAATCGTATTAGTTTTAGGATTTGCATTACCATTTGTTTATTTTACGATTATGATTGTGAGTAAAGATACAACAGATGTCGAACGTTCACGTGTTATCGCGTTTATTCCTTTATTTGTGGTCGGCGTCATTTTCTGGTCGATTCAGGAACAAGGGGCTAACGTACTTGCTGTATACGCGGATGAAAAAGCAGACCTTGCTTTCAACTTATTCGGATGGGAAAGTGTTTTCCCTGTGACATGGTTCCAATCGATTAACCCATTTTTCATTGTCGTCTTCGCACCAGTCATTTCTTGGCTATGGAGAAGATTAGGGCGTTTTGAACCAAGTTTACCAATTAAGTTCGCAATCGGTTTATTTTTAGCAGGTAGCTCGTTCATGCTAATGATGGGTGTGATTTATGCTTACAATGATGCCAACATTTGGTTTGTATGGATTATTTTGTCATATATCATTTGTGTGGTTGGTGAACTTTGTATTTCACCAACAGGAAACAGTTCAGCTGTTAAACTTGCACCTGAAAACTTCAACTCTCAAATGATGAGTTTATGGTTGTTAACGAATGCAACAGCACAAGCAATCAATGCACAACTTGTGAAACTTCAACCTATTATCGGGAACCAAAACTATTTCGGTCTCATCGGTGGCATCGCTATCGTTGTCGCTCTCTTAGCCGTAATCGGTTCGCCATTTATTTTAAGAGCTATGAAAGGTATTCGTTAA
- a CDS encoding 5' nucleotidase, NT5C type — translation MRTSIGIDMDEVLADTMGAILDELNRRTQLGVTIDQIAGKRIYEIMPEHTKEIRDILASDGFFGRLDVMKDAQEVIKKLAEHYDIYIVTAAMDVPTSFHDKYEWLLKHFPFLDSQQFVFCGRKDIVATDYLIDDNPRQLGGHTGKPLMFSAPHNEGNTDFERVNNWKEVEAYFFGKEA, via the coding sequence ATGAGAACTTCAATAGGGATTGATATGGATGAAGTACTGGCAGATACGATGGGCGCGATTTTAGATGAGTTGAACCGCCGTACACAATTAGGTGTGACAATCGATCAAATCGCTGGAAAACGTATTTATGAAATCATGCCAGAACATACGAAAGAAATCCGTGATATTTTGGCATCAGATGGCTTTTTTGGCCGTTTAGATGTGATGAAAGATGCGCAAGAGGTTATTAAAAAATTAGCGGAGCACTATGACATTTATATTGTCACAGCTGCAATGGATGTGCCGACATCTTTCCATGACAAATACGAATGGTTGCTGAAACATTTCCCATTTTTAGATTCACAACAATTTGTGTTCTGTGGCCGTAAAGACATTGTCGCGACTGATTATTTAATTGATGACAATCCGCGTCAACTTGGGGGACATACAGGGAAGCCGTTGATGTTTTCAGCGCCGCACAATGAAGGGAATACCGATTTTGAGCGTGTGAATAACTGGAAAGAAGTAGAAGCCTACTTTTTCGGTAAAGAAGCATAA
- the hisC gene encoding histidinol-phosphate transaminase, whose amino-acid sequence MKSQISKLSAYQPGLSPEKLKEKYGIESELHKHASNENLFGPSPKAKQAIKDHVDDLFLYPEPNAPLLQEAIAKHYGVDKSQVLFGAGLDEMIVIISRTLVRAGDNIVTSAGTFGQYLHNAVVEDAETIQVPLIDGTFDLDGIAATINDKTAAVWICNPNNPTGTYHTHDDIVAFLEKVPAHIPVFMDEAYAEYVSAEDYPKTLELMKQYDNVALMRTFSKAYGLAGLRIGYLISAPELAAQLNVIRPPFNTTRLSEQAALKALEDQEYLQQVVETNRVEREKFFELETALKIYPSQTNFVFVETERAKELDETLLRNGIIARLFPNGVRISLGFPEQNEVIRNVLKSF is encoded by the coding sequence ATGAAGTCTCAAATTTCTAAATTAAGTGCGTATCAACCTGGATTGTCACCGGAGAAATTAAAAGAAAAGTATGGGATTGAGAGTGAACTTCATAAACATGCTTCTAATGAAAACTTATTTGGTCCATCTCCTAAAGCGAAACAAGCAATTAAAGACCATGTGGATGATCTCTTTTTATACCCTGAACCCAATGCGCCATTGTTACAAGAAGCCATTGCAAAACATTATGGTGTAGACAAATCGCAAGTTCTTTTTGGTGCAGGGCTTGATGAAATGATTGTGATTATTTCTAGAACGTTAGTGCGCGCAGGAGACAATATTGTGACGAGTGCGGGGACGTTTGGCCAATATCTTCACAATGCGGTAGTAGAAGATGCTGAGACAATTCAAGTGCCGCTAATTGATGGAACATTTGATTTAGACGGTATCGCAGCAACTATTAATGACAAAACAGCAGCAGTTTGGATTTGTAACCCGAATAATCCAACTGGAACATATCACACACACGATGATATTGTAGCGTTTTTAGAAAAGGTGCCTGCACACATTCCAGTATTTATGGATGAGGCTTATGCGGAGTATGTTTCTGCAGAAGATTATCCAAAAACGTTAGAATTAATGAAGCAATACGACAATGTCGCGTTAATGCGTACGTTCTCCAAAGCGTATGGTTTAGCAGGCTTACGTATCGGTTATCTCATTTCTGCGCCAGAGTTAGCTGCACAATTAAACGTAATCCGTCCACCGTTTAATACGACACGTTTATCTGAACAAGCAGCATTGAAAGCGTTAGAAGATCAGGAATATCTACAACAAGTCGTGGAGACGAACCGTGTTGAACGTGAAAAGTTTTTTGAGCTTGAAACAGCTTTAAAAATTTATCCGTCTCAAACGAACTTTGTCTTTGTAGAGACAGAGCGTGCAAAAGAATTGGATGAGACATTGTTACGTAACGGCATTATTGCGCGTCTTTTCCCTAATGGTGTCCGTATTTCATTAGGTTTTCCAGAACAAAATGAAGTGATTCGCAACGTGTTAAAATCATTTTAA